A DNA window from Delphinus delphis chromosome 6, mDelDel1.2, whole genome shotgun sequence contains the following coding sequences:
- the NXNL2 gene encoding LOW QUALITY PROTEIN: nucleoredoxin-like protein 2 (The sequence of the model RefSeq protein was modified relative to this genomic sequence to represent the inferred CDS: inserted 2 bases in 1 codon; substituted 1 base at 1 genomic stop codon), translating into MVDVLGGRPLVTXDGTWVEAEAALQNKVVALYFATGRCAPSRDFTLLICDFYAELVDQARPSGPFEVVFVSADGSAQEMLDFMRELHGAWLALPFHDPYRHELRTRYHIMAIPRLVIVKPXGDVITDKGRKQIRERGLACFQNWVEAADIFQNFSG; encoded by the exons ATGGTGGACGTGCTAGGCGGGCGGCCCCTGGTGACCTAAGACGGCACGTGGGTGGAGGCTGAGGCGGCGCTGCAGAACAAGGTGGTGGCTCTGTACTTCGCCACGGGCCGGTGCGCGCCCAGCCGCGATTTCACGCTGCTGATCTGCGACTTCTACGCGGAGCTAGTGGACCAGGCGCGGCCGTCCGGGCCCTTCGAGGTGGTCTTCGTGTCCGCCGACGGCAGCGCTCAGGAGATGCTGGACTTCATGCGGGAGCTGCACGGCGCCTGGCTGGCGCTGCCCTTCCACGACCCCTACCGGCA TGAGCTGAGGACCAGGTACCACATCATGGCCATCCCCAGGCTTGTGATCGTGAAACC CGGGGACGTCATCACTGACAAAGGGCGGAAGCAGATCCGGGAGCGGGGGCTGGCCTGCTTCCAGAACTGGGTGGAGGCAGCTGACATCTTCCAGAATTTCTCCGGTTGA